A genomic window from Pocillopora verrucosa isolate sample1 chromosome 7, ASM3666991v2, whole genome shotgun sequence includes:
- the LOC131781810 gene encoding ficolin-2-like gives MRKCGCVSFNYGKGSATKSSLLSCHINKEKQQNDPQSSIAVDGFHYFELKPVLCGASSCQNGGKCIQENDSNKCICAEGYSGSYCEQKASTSESDSSPLGTTPCASNPCKNYATCFDITNGYSCRCQSGFHGENCEKAESCLALKLTSNHSDGLQQIHLESIGWVPVLCDQQTNSGGWTILQRRTRPFMRVNFDRNWTDYEAGFGNIQEGNFWLGNKMIHMLMKTPRFLRIELRTDRNENGFAEYSDVKVNGVANKYRLQMASPNGYRGSIGDCGGSSSWQYFTTKDSDNDKQSNINCAVKDGAGWWYKNCGCGNLNKKEGPKWNSWTPPGNFEFSEMKIR, from the exons ATGCGCAAATGTGGCTGTGTATCGTTCAACTATGGTAAAGGGAGCGCCACAAAATCATCCCTGCTTTCCTGTCatattaataaagaaaaacagcaaaacgaCCCACAGAGCTCCATTGCAGTTGATGGATTTCATTATTTTGAGTTGAAG CCAGTTCTCTGCGGTGCGAGTTcgtgtcaaaatggcggcaAATGTATTCAGGAAAACGATTCGAATAAATGCATCTGTGCTGAGGGCTACAGTGGTTCATACTGCGAGCAAAAAGCCTCGACAAGTGAAAGTG ATTCATCTCCGCTCGGCACGACCCCTTGTGCCTCTAACCCCTGCAAGAACTACGCCACCTGTTTCGACATCACCAATGGCTATTCTTGTCGTTGCCAAAGTGGATTTCATGGCGAAAACTGCGAAAAAG CAGAAAGTTGCCTGGCCTTGAAACTGACGAGTAACCACTCAGACGGCTTGCAACAAATTCATTTGGAAAGCATTGGTTGGGTTCCAGTGCTCTGCGACCAACAAACGAACAGTGGAGGTTGGACAATCCTGCAAAGACGTACACGTCCTTTTATGAGGGTCAATTTCGACAGAAATTGGACTGACTACGAAGCTGGCTTTGGGAATATTCAAGAAGGTAATTTTTGGCTCGGTAACAAAATGATCCACATGCTTATGAAAACACCTCGGTTTCTTCGAATTGAGCTGAGGACAGACAGAAATGAAAATGGCTTTGCTGAGTACAGTGACGTTAAAGTGAATGGTGTGGCTAATAAATACCGTCTTCAAATGGCATCTCCAAATGGCTACCGAGGGTCTATCGGAGACTGTGGTGGTTCTTCTTCATGGCAGTATTTCACAACAAAGGACTCGGATAATGACAAACAGTCTAACATCAATTGTGCTGTGAAAGATGGTGCTGGCTGGTGGTACAAGAATTGTGGATGTGGAAATCTCAATAAAAAAGAGGGACCGAAGTGGAATTCCTGGACCCCACCAGGCAATTTCGAGTTCAGCGAGATGAAGATACGTTGA
- the LOC131781824 gene encoding demethyl-4-deoxygadusol synthase, whose protein sequence is MKSRLDLVAMEVEKNSLQEKIVSLNDLPWKIFNDAALSVKELAKKIFALPAVSDFFIYTSRLDVFSKELSDSLSCDLESLLLIRKLKYFYNQPTAAVLQQLASLLERISSNKEAISKWNEIAKMVADENDIGTKPVHRFLKETGCPECYLDNAEYLEKFDPHGLYPTSIYRKCDGDILAKADASVVECTMRHTLTTTAKIVYKVLDPANPELKNVYKPLGRCVAVVDRNVNKIYGEEIKAYFDEHCIELQKVVITAGEVDKDIATVQNLLVMLKKLRVKRNEPVFVVGNGVIHDITGCACSMYHRNTPYIMLSTSVVAGIDAGLSPRTGCDGFGFKNLFGAYHPPVLTLTDRSFFRSQHSACLRHGIAEIVKIAVVKDEELFALLEQKGCNLLSTKFGTEMEGFQGDQEAFGRVCDLIIGKALEYYMRSEYSNIFETHQCRPHAYGHTWSAGYELASGMLHGQAVATGMGFGAYLSLCTGWITQHEFDRILKLLSDLGLSLWHPVMEDSQALYQIQASVIEKRAGNLVAPIPKGLGKCGYINDMPYELLDKRLGEYRKVTQGYPRQGVGIEVHCKDIGLEDPATVGNVNRELPSQDAKDNASVNECHLEAVKK, encoded by the exons ATGAAAAGTAGGTTAGACCTCGTCGCGATGGAAGTTGAGAAG AATTCATTGCAAGAGAAGATTGTGTCTCTAAATGACCTTCCGTGGAAGATTTTTAATGACGCAGCTCTTTCTGTGAAAGAGCTTGCCAAGAAAATCTTTGCACTTCCGGCAGTGAGTGACTTCTTTATATATACATCTCGCCTGGATGTGTTCTCCAAAGAGTTGTCAGATTCTTTGAGCTGTGATTTGGAATCGCTCCTGCTGATTAGGAAACTTAAGTATTTCTACAATCAACCAACAGCAGCAGTGCTGCAACAACTTGCCAGTCTATTAGAAAG AATTTCAAGCAATAAAGAAGCCATTTCCAAGTGGAATGAAATCGCCAAGATGGTAGCAGATGAAAACGACATTGGTACCAAGCCTGTTCACCGCTTCCTCAAGGAAACTGGGTGCCCAGAATGTTATCTTGACAATGCTGAGTACCTCGAAAAGTTTGACCCTCACGGACTTTACCCAACATCCATTTACCGCAAATGTGATGGAGACATCTTGGCCAAAGCTGATGCATCGGTAGTCGAGTGTACCATGAGGCATACTCTGACCACAACTGCAAAGATTGTGTACAAAGTACTAGACCCAGCCAATCCAGAGTTGAAAAACGTGTATAAGCCATTAGGGAG GTGTGTGGCAGTTGTTGATAGGAATGTGAATAAGATTTACGGAGAAGAAATAAAGGCGTATTTCGATGAGCACTGCATCGAGCTGCAGAAGGTAGTCATTACCGCTGGCGAAGTTGACAAAGACATAGCAACAGTACAGAACCTCCTTGTAATGCTGAAAAAATTGCGAGTCAAACGAAACGAACCTGTTTTTGTCGTGGGAAATGGCGTCATACATGACATCACCGGTTGCGCATGCTCTATGTATCATCGTAACACACCTTACATCATGCTGTCTACCAGTGTTGTGGCTGGCATCGACGCTGGTCTGTCTCCTCGCACTGGTTGTGACGGATTTGGCTTCAAAAACCTGTTCGGTGCATATCATCCTCCTGTTCTGACGCTAACTGACAGAAGCTTTTTCCGCTCCCAACACAGCGCTTGCTTGCGTCACGGCATTGCTGAAATTGTAAAGATAGCAGTGGTGAAGGATGAAGAACTCTTCGCCCTACTAGAGCAGAAGGGCTGTAACCTTTTGTCTACCAAATTTGGCACAGAAATGGAAGGCTTCCAAGGAGATCAAGAGGCCTTTGGACGCGTTTGTGATCTCATTATTGGCAAAGCTCTTGAGTA CTACATGAGATCCGAATACAGCAATATTTTTGAAACGCATCAGTGTCGCCCACATGCATATGGGCACACTTGGAGCGCTGGGTACGAACTCGCTTCAGGAATGCTCCACGGTCAGGCTGTGGCCACTGGGATGGGCTTTGGTGCCTATCTCTCTCTCTGCACCGGTTGGATTACGCAACACGAGTTTGATCGGATCCTGAAACTCCTCAGTGACCTTGGATTATCTTTGTGGCACCCTGTCATGGAAGATTCTCAGGCTCTGTACCAAATCCAGGCAAGCGTTATTGAGAAGCGGGCGGGAAACTTAGTGGCACCAATACCCAAAGGACTCGGGAAGTGCGGCTACATTAACGACATGCCTTATGAGCTGCTTGACAAGCGCCTCGGAGAGTACCGGAAGGTCACCCAAGGATATCCAAGGCAGGGGGTAGGCATTGAAGTGCACTGCAAGGATATTGGGCTTGAGGATCCGGCCACTGTTGGAAACGTCAATAGGGAACTCCCCAGTCAAGACGCTAAGGATAATGCATCAGTGAACGAGTGCCATCTCGAAGCTGTTAAGAAGTAG
- the LOC131781809 gene encoding melatonin-related receptor-like, with the protein MASLEQQLEAMTKDMQSRSTVTIVLESLVFALILLLIFVGNATTLLIIALNSRMRTTTNMFVASLAISDFLLGVLSAGPVAYPALLLSKWPFDDTTCQYQGYIAVTLAVASTQTLALMAVNRYYRIVRPAKYRAYFTMKKTLIMILVSWFYCMWAPLPYLLSGYKMVFHPFKFFCYLQIDSGPFTAFLVTVYVGLPTFIIAFCYLRIFQTVRSHSNNFQAASGSHNTVNVEEIRITRTLFVIVVFFNLCWTPILVIDMVDTVQGRWSLPREAYVAYSFLAVISSALNPVIYGVMNKNFQQEYLKILRCRYCRSQTFVEPFNSGERGTGSVATAT; encoded by the coding sequence ATGGCTTCGCTAGAACAACAACTTGAAGCGATGACGAAAGATATGCAGTCGAGAAGCACAGTTACAATCGTCTTAGAGTCATTGGTTTTTGCCTTGATTTTATTATTGATCTTCGTTGGAAACGCTACCACCCTGCTGATTATAGCGTTAAACAGCAGAATGAGAACAACAACGAATATGTTCGTTGCATCACTGGCCatttctgattttcttttgggaGTGCTTTCAGCGGGTCCTGTCGCATATCCTGCGCTACTGCTGTCTAAATGGCCTTTTGACGATACGACATGTCAGTATCAAGGCTATATCGCTGTAACCTTAGCAGTTGCGTCGACACAAACGTTAGCCCTTATGGCAGTGAACCGATATTATCGTATTGTCAGGCCAGCAAAATACCGAGCCTACTTCACCATGAAGAAAACACTCATCATGATTCTTGTTTCCTGGTTCTATTGCATGTGGGCTCCTTTGCCATATCTGCTTAGTGGTTACAAGATGGTGTTTCACCCTTTCAAATTCTTTTGCTACCTCCAGATCGACAGCGGACCGTTCACGGCGTTTTTAGTTACTGTGTATGTTGGCTTGCCGACTTTCATCATAGCCTTCTGTTACCTAAGAATATTTCAAACTGTTCGAAGCCACAGCAATAATTTTCAAGCTGCAAGTGGATCACACAATACAGTTAACGTAGAGGAAATCAGGATAACGCGCACActatttgttattgttgtcttCTTTAATCTCTGCTGGACTCCTATTCTGGTGATAGACATGGTTGACACCGTTCAAGGGAGGTGGTCGTTACCTCGCGAAGCTTACGTTGCATACAGCTTTTTAGCTGTGATTAGTAGCGCTCTTAACCCTGTCATATATGGTGTAATGAATAAGAACTTTCAACAAGAGTATCTGAAGATTCTCCGGTGTAGATATTGTCGCTCACAAACATTTGTAGAGCCATTTAACTCAGGGGAAAGAGGCACTGGTTCAGTTGCGACAGCCACTTAA